A single Vanessa atalanta chromosome 25, ilVanAtal1.2, whole genome shotgun sequence DNA region contains:
- the LOC125073806 gene encoding uncharacterized protein LOC125073806 isoform X2 → MILYISLCFILVVLADPLPGKHVPLESYESELEREHALPTSVPNADILKTNSNPTYHKPRPPAHHGAALLAGVGAVPSYAPPGRAFFTPPLPPEYRNPFADKPTLRGTNTDGNSYLNRRPIPPPSLGPGHERIPIRPPGQETSSPQVPAPPPAPPLPPVGLEPQKKKALNTPSHKPEELDGDKHGSDQANFTDFVPNSLNIPTISRILSGSNGRKEDIPDVLLRTVTAKPQHNQEKTSKSDIYVTKDAGVTLSDSNRDTSTEGVLAVLDPDMNNLDRPLIVEQNGETNTRRNLQYATNKQQERNDSRKDGTFTPATTIGFELSDPEMSTERYHNLANVNSDKKILKHDSKNNGPVQRLGVTWPVAWNIHIYGAAVIFTFLAGYSIYSIIYYNKFTHLFTQYYFIILHLILVFVCVLRIFYMLYDPYNINNSLPVFTSEILLHVPEIFLSLAFASTILFLLTNSINFKTTCCAFLYRPRTIIIGGGLHLLSCIMLHILENSKTIIRSPQGVEKRVLGLTCQIIFIMVCLTIGLCYLYVYKMLKQILQKKSHTYIHGFQNLHQAIHINLATAMLFILMATLQIYGIIGINQVNMTKFDWLQWGYQFSLRLIEISIVALISWVISLKVGVVTSLQHEKADGQKIPGLGLFPCTAGSSNEQFESDFPAICNTNTNLHTYTLRTGKPIYETAGHHTNLPDQCCGPVDHQRFPLNTLVGNCDNNSGTENYSGHSSIANAGHSSSTESSNATSSQGVTNHLIKPHPNMAGYSGIESASDDHYSNCDPAMQSLQGDDPLDHEYNVIQYGSNSDFIRDIKNQNYNGGSNRSSHNFKHMSYDRVSSRTNSNPRKKHRAKNKNVQNCMTMGYDPSMSHHYHQPHMPDEYGNYNAENASYHASGIQTLNPNRSYEGPCPQIRNSQRRNSPSTSMVNSSGSQKRGKGNGFPDRPKSTDLYGFSEDPNERNYHCAMGTPQPAPRNCSYEASYSQPQDEINPNDTGASMLVAQDGFVRFRPLEDGPSQT, encoded by the exons GCCACCCGCCCACCACGGCGCGGCCCTGCTGGCTGGCGTCGGCGCGGTACCCTCGTACGCGCCGCCAGGCCGCGCGTTTTTCACTCCGCCGTTGCCGCCGGAGTACCGAAACCCGTTTGCTGATAAGCCAACACTTAGAG GCACGAACACAGATGGGAACAGTTACCTTAATCGGCGGCCCATCCCTCCTCCTTCCCTTGGGCCTGGGCATGAACGCATACCCATCAGACCACCAGGACAG GAAACGTCCTCCCCACAAGTGCCGGCGCCTCCGCCCGCACCGCCTTTGCCGCCAGTTGGACTGGAACCGCAGAAGAAAAAGGCCCTTAACACGCCCAGTCATAAG ccGGAAGAATTAGATGGCGACAAGCATGGGTCGGATCAAGCAAATTTCACAGACTTTGTGCCGAATTCGCTTAACATCCCAACAATATCGAGGATCCTCTCCGGTTCCAATGGTAGGAAGGAGGATATTCCAGACGTTCTTCTCAGAACAGTCACCGCGAAACCCCAACATAATCAAGAGAAGACTTCAAAAAGTGACATATATGTCACGAAGGACGCTGGTGTAACACTTAGTGATTCTAATAGAGACACTTCAACTGAAGGCGTTTTAGCTGTACTAGACCCCGATATGAATAATTTAGATAGGCCACTTATTGTAGAACAGAATGGAGAAACGAACACTAGAAGGAATCTCCAATATGCGACAAACAAACAACAAGAACGAAACGATAGCAGAAAAGACGGAACCTTCACGCCGGCGACGACAATCGGCTTCGAATTGAGCGATCCTGAAATGTCAACGGAGAGATATCATAACCTAGCAAACGTTAATTCAGATAAGAAAATACTGAAACACGATTCGAAGAACAACGGCCCCGTGCAAAGACTCGGAGTGACATGGCCGGTCGCTTGGAACATTCACATCTATGGAGCGGCCGTTATTTTCACCTTCCTCGCCGGATATTCCATCTATTCGatcatatattacaataaattcacGCATCTCTTCActcaatactattttataattctacATTTGATATTGGTATTCGTTTGTGTTCTGAGAATATTTTACATGTTGTATGATccgtataatattaacaattcattGCCGGTTTTCACGAGCGAAATCCTCCTTCACGTTCCGGAGATATTCTTGAGTCTAGCATTTGCGTCAACCATTTTGTTCCTTTTAAcgaatagtattaattttaagactACATGCTGCGCGTTCCTCTACCGCCCCAGGACGATTATTATCGGCGGAGGTCTGCATCTTTTGTCCTGTATAATGTTGCATATCCTTGAAAATAGTAAAACGATTATTAGGTCCCCACAGGGGGTCGAAAAAAGGGTACTAGGTCTAActtgtcaaattatatttattatggtcTGCCTCACTATCGGGCTCTGCTACCTATATGTGTACAAAATGCTTAAACagatattacaaaagaaaagtCACACATATATTCATGGTTTTCAAAATCTGCACCAAGCGATACACATTAACCTGGCCACAGCAatgctatttattttgatgGCAACGCTTCAAATTTACGGCATAATTGGTATAAATCAAGTAAATATGACCAAATTTGATTGGTTGCAATGGGGCTATCAGTTTTCATTGCGACTGATCGAAATCAGCATAGTAGCTCTTATTTCCTGGGTAATAAGTCTTAAAGTAGGTGTAGTGACTTCTCTGCAACACGAGAAGGCTGACGGTCAAAAAATACCAGGACTTGGACTATTCCCTTGCACGGCAGGGTCTAGTAATGAACAATTTGAATCAGACTTTCCCGctatttgtaatacaaatacGAACTTACACACGTATACTTTGAGAACGGGTAAGCCTATTTATGAAACCGCGGGTCATCATACAAACTTGCCAGACCAATGCTGCGGTCCAGTAGACCACCAGAGATTCCCATTAAATACATTAGTCGGTAATTGCGATAACAATTCTGGCACTGAAAACTATTCTGGACACAGTTCCATTGCAAACGCCGGACATAGCAGTTCGACAGAATCGAGCAATGCCACATCTAGCCAAGGCGTTACCAATCATTTGATCAAACCCCATCCAAACATGGCTGGTTACAGCGGTATAGAGTCCGCCTCCGATGACCATTATTCCAACTGCGATCCCGCGATGCAATCGTTACAAGGTGACGATCCATTAGACCACGAATACAATGTCATCCAATACGGTAGCAATAGTGACTTTATTCGAGATATCAAAAACCAAAACTACAACGGCGGTTCAAATCGTAGTTCCCATAACTTCAAACACATGTCCTATGATAGGGTTTCGTCAAGAACGAATAGCAATCCGCGGAAAAAGCACAGAGCAAAGAATAAAAACGTCCAGAACTGCATGACGATGGGTTACGATCCTTCTATGAGTCATCATTATCACCAGCCACATATGCCAGATGAATATGGCAATTACAATGCCGAGAATGCCTCTTACCACGCATCCGGTATCCAAACTCTTAACCCCAACCGAAGCTATGAGGGTCCTTGTCCGCAGATAAGGAACTCACAGCGTCGCAATTCTCCCTCCACTTCGATGGTAAACTCGAGCGGTAGTCAGAAGCGCGGTAAAGGTAACGGTTTCCCGGACAGGCCGAAGTCCACTGACTTATACGGTTTCTCCGAGGACCCTAATGAAAGGAACTATCATTGCGCTATGGGGACGCCCCAACCAGCTCCTAGAAATTGTAGTTACGAAGCGTCGTACTCCCAACCCCAGGATGAGATTAATCCGAACGATACTGGTGCAAGCATGCTGGTAGCTCAGGACGGGTTTGTACGATTTAGACCTTTAGAAGATGGTCCATCGCAAACCTGA